A portion of the Methanolinea sp. genome contains these proteins:
- a CDS encoding TATA-box-binding protein has product MKVKPEDSLKIENIVASAKVTDYLDLPALASQIKDAEYNKKRFPGVVIRMQQPKIAALVFGSGKVVLTGAKSIESLSQGLEILGNLLRGLNIEIPKKLTYKIQNIVTSADLGSGINLNKIAVGFNLDRIEYEPEQFPGLVYRLENPKVVVLLFGSGKLIITGGKEPDDARKAVQKILTDLKNLGLL; this is encoded by the coding sequence ATGAAGGTCAAACCGGAGGATTCTCTCAAGATCGAAAATATCGTTGCCTCTGCGAAGGTCACGGATTACCTCGATCTCCCCGCCCTCGCCTCCCAGATAAAAGACGCCGAATACAATAAGAAGAGGTTCCCGGGCGTCGTCATCAGGATGCAGCAGCCAAAGATCGCTGCCCTCGTCTTTGGGTCGGGGAAGGTCGTCCTCACGGGGGCAAAGAGCATCGAGAGTCTCTCCCAGGGCCTCGAGATCCTCGGCAACCTCCTGCGTGGGCTGAACATCGAGATCCCAAAGAAGCTCACGTACAAGATCCAGAATATCGTCACCTCCGCGGACCTCGGCTCCGGCATCAACCTCAACAAGATCGCGGTCGGTTTCAACCTCGACCGGATAGAGTACGAGCCCGAGCAGTTCCCCGGGCTCGTCTACAGGCTGGAGAACCCAAAGGTCGTCGTCCTCCTCTTCGGCTCGGGGAAGCTCATCATCACCGGCGGGAAGGAGCCCGACGATGCCCGGAAAGCCGTCCAGAAGATCCTCACGGACCTCAAGAACCTCGGGCTCCTGTGA
- a CDS encoding carboxypeptidase-like regulatory domain-containing protein: MEREGDAGIDEVIGTILLVVLVIALVAIIGGIVFGYITLQPKSAYIPPRVAVVDYAGGKAISLYSRGGDPAVLDPSQEGRYVLGFYLDTGRGTFKAVPDPGVATWNPGETIYIYYDASAEKYRVGGRVPAYPPGQIPDAKLYLRVVDERAKLLVLKEGIGEPGGGTGTPTTTPTTVPTTTPTTTPPTTTPTTVPTTTPTTTPPTTIPTTTPTATPIPACGTITGRVVNNSNNVGIPGVTIQYRYRENQGQAPWTPWYSTVTGAGGTYAITGVPYNPAHFYQVTVVVPPGYSGVSPSIQEFILNPGNCYQTGINFSLLP, from the coding sequence ATGGAGAGGGAGGGAGACGCAGGCATCGACGAGGTGATCGGGACGATACTCCTCGTCGTTCTCGTCATCGCGCTCGTGGCAATCATCGGGGGCATCGTATTCGGATACATCACCCTCCAGCCCAAGTCGGCGTACATCCCGCCGAGGGTCGCGGTCGTCGACTACGCGGGGGGCAAGGCGATCAGCCTCTATTCCCGCGGCGGGGACCCTGCCGTCCTCGACCCGTCGCAGGAAGGCCGCTACGTGCTCGGGTTCTACCTCGACACCGGGAGGGGGACCTTCAAGGCCGTCCCGGACCCGGGCGTGGCGACGTGGAACCCCGGGGAGACGATCTACATCTACTACGATGCCTCGGCGGAGAAATACCGGGTGGGAGGCCGGGTGCCCGCGTATCCGCCGGGCCAAATCCCCGACGCGAAACTGTACCTCCGCGTGGTGGACGAAAGGGCGAAGCTCCTCGTCCTGAAGGAGGGGATCGGGGAGCCGGGGGGAGGGACGGGGACACCCACGACGACACCGACGACGGTACCGACCACGACGCCGACGACGACACCTCCCACGACGACACCGACGACGGTACCGACCACGACGCCGACGACGACACCTCCCACGACGATACCCACGACGACACCCACGGCGACTCCGATACCCGCGTGCGGGACCATCACGGGGCGCGTGGTAAACAACTCGAATAATGTCGGCATCCCCGGGGTCACAATCCAGTACAGGTACAGGGAGAACCAGGGGCAGGCGCCATGGACCCCCTGGTATTCCACGGTGACGGGGGCAGGCGGGACCTACGCCATCACAGGTGTTCCATACAATCCGGCGCACTTCTATCAGGTCACCGTAGTAGTTCCCCCGGGCTATTCCGGGGTGTCGCCGTCCATCCAGGAGTTCATCCTGAACCCCGGCAATTGTTACCAGACGGGGATCAACTTCAGTCTCCTGCCATAG
- a CDS encoding dihydrofolate reductase family protein: MSRTRNRPHVLLMSEITVDGKLTLKKGVSSKILMKYMDHETEILLHRTRAACDAIMVGSQTIKIDNSFLTVRLVPGRNPLRVIPCSMGDIPSDANVLRPDAPTVIAVSERAPPENVAMLEEKGVRVVRAGREKVDLPLLMEILHDEFGVRKLMVEGGPTLNWHMLHHRLVDEIRLIHLPFIVGGADTPSLVGGMHIEDESQMIRLELVSHTMCGTNLVTEWRVLYAKGTEGEGGGGRGP, from the coding sequence GTGTCCCGGACGAGAAACAGGCCCCACGTCCTATTGATGTCAGAGATCACCGTGGACGGCAAGCTCACCCTCAAGAAGGGTGTATCGAGCAAGATCCTGATGAAGTACATGGACCACGAGACCGAGATCCTCCTGCACAGGACGCGGGCCGCGTGCGACGCGATCATGGTCGGGTCCCAGACGATAAAGATCGACAACTCCTTCCTCACGGTCCGGCTCGTCCCCGGGAGGAACCCCCTCCGCGTCATCCCCTGCAGCATGGGGGACATCCCGTCGGACGCAAACGTCCTCCGCCCCGACGCTCCCACCGTGATCGCGGTCTCGGAGAGGGCCCCGCCCGAAAACGTCGCGATGCTCGAGGAAAAAGGGGTCCGCGTGGTGCGGGCGGGCAGGGAGAAGGTGGACCTCCCCCTCCTCATGGAGATCCTCCACGACGAATTCGGTGTGCGGAAGCTGATGGTGGAGGGTGGGCCGACGCTCAACTGGCACATGCTCCACCACAGGCTCGTCGACGAGATACGGCTCATCCACCTCCCCTTCATCGTCGGGGGGGCGGACACCCCCTCCCTCGTCGGCGGGATGCACATCGAGGACGAGTCCCAGATGATCCGGCTCGAGCTCGTCTCCCACACCATGTGCGGGACGAACCTCGTCACGGAGTGGCGGGTCCTCTACGCGAAGGGAACGGAGGGAGAGGGTGGAGGGGGACGGGGACCGTAG
- a CDS encoding S49 family peptidase, translating into MEGDGDRRERRFRKALLPAAVLVAGMVLGALACGVLLLSGTGGAGVPVIRIEGIIVAGEDHGGGYIGSEYVGRAIRDAADDPFVEAIVLRVNSPGGTPAAAQEIERDILYARQKKPVVVSMGDIATSAAYAVSAAADRIYANPDTLTGGIGTSWMFLDISGWLSERNISVEVVKAGASKDMGYGLRPLTGEEREYVARLVNGSNERLVSRILAARPVNRSQIEDARVLLGEEALAAGLVDELGNLNDAIEGARRLAGERRT; encoded by the coding sequence GTGGAGGGGGACGGGGACCGTAGGGAAAGGCGATTCCGCAAGGCCCTCCTCCCCGCCGCCGTCCTCGTCGCGGGGATGGTCCTCGGGGCTCTCGCCTGCGGGGTACTCCTCCTCTCCGGGACGGGCGGTGCAGGGGTCCCGGTCATCCGGATCGAGGGCATCATCGTCGCGGGAGAGGACCACGGCGGGGGGTACATCGGTTCGGAGTACGTGGGGAGGGCGATCCGGGACGCGGCCGACGATCCCTTCGTCGAGGCGATCGTCCTCAGGGTCAACAGTCCGGGCGGGACACCGGCTGCCGCGCAGGAGATCGAGAGAGACATCCTCTACGCGAGGCAGAAGAAGCCGGTGGTCGTCTCCATGGGGGACATCGCGACCTCCGCGGCGTACGCGGTCTCCGCCGCGGCCGACAGGATCTACGCGAACCCCGACACCCTCACCGGCGGGATAGGGACGAGCTGGATGTTCCTCGACATCTCGGGCTGGCTCTCGGAGAGGAACATCAGCGTCGAGGTGGTCAAGGCCGGCGCGAGCAAGGACATGGGCTACGGCCTCCGGCCCCTCACGGGCGAGGAACGCGAGTACGTGGCCCGGCTCGTGAACGGGAGCAACGAGCGGCTCGTCTCCCGGATCCTCGCGGCGCGGCCGGTGAACAGGAGCCAGATCGAGGACGCCCGCGTCCTCCTCGGCGAGGAGGCGCTCGCCGCGGGGCTCGTCGACGAGCTCGGGAACCTGAACGACGCGATCGAGGGGGCGAGGAGACTCGCGGGCGAGCGGCGGACGTGA
- a CDS encoding transcription factor S, with amino-acid sequence MFCPECGSLMISSAGQLKCRKCGYIRNIEKKEKLQIKKNRKEKEITIVEEEGPVRTLPTIATKCPKCEHNLAFWWLRQLRAADESEVRFFRCCECGHTWREYD; translated from the coding sequence ATGTTCTGCCCCGAGTGCGGAAGCCTGATGATCTCGTCCGCGGGCCAGCTCAAGTGCCGGAAGTGCGGGTACATCAGGAATATCGAGAAGAAAGAGAAGCTCCAGATAAAGAAGAACAGGAAGGAGAAGGAGATCACCATCGTCGAGGAGGAGGGGCCGGTCCGCACGCTCCCCACGATCGCGACGAAGTGCCCTAAATGCGAGCACAACCTCGCGTTCTGGTGGCTCCGCCAGCTCCGGGCCGCCGACGAGAGCGAGGTCCGGTTCTTCCGCTGCTGCGAGTGCGGGCACACGTGGCGGGAGTACGACTGA
- a CDS encoding ATP-grasp domain-containing protein, with translation MKAFLAEYATFHDPLLAPEGRAMLDVLAGSFARCGYEVVLPERGDLLGEIRRLAPSCDVGLVIAPDHLLFRYTSALERVTHNIGCGSMNAAICADKQRCGQILRRHGIAVPGEPRAGRQVVKPVAGCGSLGVRLSGDPPGQGEFAQDFIEGEHLSVSLVGSRVVGNACAYYTGRPPLLLAVNRQDVRIGPSGEFTYCGGETPVSHPRHGELVEAASKAVTVLGCQGYVGVDIVLADRPYVVDVNPRVTTSVVGIAACMEEEIADVLVRASRGEGPDSVHLVGRARFDSHGRVERLC, from the coding sequence ATGAAGGCGTTCCTCGCCGAGTACGCGACGTTCCACGACCCGCTCCTCGCCCCCGAGGGGAGGGCGATGCTCGATGTCCTCGCGGGGAGCTTTGCGCGGTGCGGGTACGAGGTCGTCCTCCCCGAGCGGGGCGACCTCCTCGGGGAGATCCGCCGCCTCGCCCCCTCCTGCGACGTCGGGCTCGTGATCGCCCCGGACCACCTCCTCTTCCGGTACACTTCCGCCCTCGAGAGGGTGACCCACAACATCGGGTGCGGGAGCATGAACGCCGCGATCTGCGCGGACAAGCAACGGTGCGGCCAGATCCTCCGGCGGCACGGGATCGCGGTCCCGGGCGAGCCACGGGCCGGGAGGCAGGTCGTCAAGCCCGTCGCGGGGTGCGGCTCGCTCGGCGTGCGGCTCTCCGGCGACCCGCCGGGGCAGGGCGAGTTTGCGCAGGACTTCATCGAGGGGGAGCACCTGAGCGTGAGCCTCGTCGGGAGCAGGGTCGTCGGGAACGCGTGCGCCTACTACACGGGCAGGCCCCCCCTCCTCCTCGCCGTGAACCGGCAGGACGTGAGGATCGGCCCTTCAGGGGAGTTTACATATTGCGGGGGCGAGACCCCGGTCTCCCACCCGCGGCACGGGGAACTCGTGGAGGCGGCTTCAAAGGCGGTGACGGTCCTCGGCTGCCAGGGGTACGTCGGCGTGGACATCGTCCTTGCGGACCGGCCGTACGTGGTCGACGTCAACCCCCGGGTCACGACGAGCGTCGTGGGCATCGCGGCCTGCATGGAGGAGGAGATCGCCGACGTGCTCGTCCGGGCATCGAGGGGGGAAGGGCCCGACTCCGTCCACCTCGTGGGGAGGGCGCGGTTCGACAGCCACGGGAGGGTGGAACGGCTGTGCTAG
- the artA gene encoding archaeosortase A, producing the protein MKDLLVLASCISFLAFLVPWRFRNHCAILGWTGMVLFLFAEIPYYLSINNVLYPFMAALSVPFLALTARFLLAGERLAEQLSGAAAVAFLLYAPFGFTPLGDWLIRVVVDQTAAVLSLAGYPVERLAWNLVSRNGYRVEIILACTGIQAIAIMLGVASAVPTTLRQKVLAFLLVVPVIYALNIGRNVGVIVAYTEQWFPYLPEIAGNGEPGYESFFWAHNVIAEGLALLLLVGIAWGLFSLIPDLARFATDLSALYIREIRRTFGRGT; encoded by the coding sequence ATGAAGGATCTCCTCGTCCTCGCTTCCTGCATCTCTTTCCTCGCTTTCCTCGTCCCGTGGCGGTTCCGGAACCACTGTGCAATCCTCGGGTGGACGGGGATGGTCCTCTTCCTCTTTGCAGAGATCCCCTACTACCTCTCCATCAACAACGTCCTCTACCCGTTCATGGCGGCCCTCTCCGTCCCGTTCCTCGCGCTCACCGCGCGGTTCCTCCTCGCGGGCGAGCGGCTCGCGGAGCAGCTCTCGGGGGCCGCCGCCGTCGCGTTCCTCCTCTACGCCCCCTTCGGCTTTACGCCCCTCGGTGACTGGCTGATCCGCGTCGTCGTGGACCAGACGGCCGCCGTCCTCTCGCTCGCCGGGTACCCCGTGGAGCGGCTCGCGTGGAACCTCGTCTCGCGCAACGGCTACCGCGTCGAGATCATCCTCGCCTGCACGGGCATCCAGGCGATCGCCATCATGCTCGGCGTCGCGAGCGCCGTGCCGACGACCCTGCGCCAGAAGGTGCTCGCGTTCCTGCTCGTCGTCCCGGTCATCTACGCCCTCAACATCGGGAGGAACGTCGGCGTCATCGTCGCCTACACCGAGCAGTGGTTCCCGTACCTCCCGGAGATCGCGGGGAACGGGGAGCCGGGGTACGAGAGCTTCTTCTGGGCGCACAACGTGATCGCGGAAGGCCTCGCGCTCCTCCTCCTCGTCGGCATCGCGTGGGGTCTCTTCTCGCTCATCCCCGACCTCGCCCGGTTCGCGACCGACCTCTCCGCCCTCTACATCCGGGAGATCAGGAGAACGTTCGGTAGAGGTACGTGA
- the rpiA gene encoding ribose-5-phosphate isomerase RpiA: protein MTPGDAGTGKRNAGERAAEFVRDGMVVGLGTGSTTYHFLVRLAERIKAEGLSVAGVPTSHQTAIRARELGIPLATLDDYPALDLAVDGTDQVDPALRLIKGRGAALTREKVVAAAAARLVIVADREKVVPALSGTVPLEVIPFAATPVIRSLREMGGVPVVREGKAKDGPVITDNGNYIVDCTFPAIPDPEGLEDALTLIPGVLECGLFCKFTGKTTLVSGSAGGVEVRGKPV from the coding sequence GTGACGCCGGGAGATGCCGGGACCGGGAAGAGGAATGCCGGCGAAAGGGCGGCGGAGTTCGTCCGCGACGGGATGGTCGTCGGGCTCGGGACCGGGTCGACCACGTACCACTTCCTCGTCCGGCTCGCGGAGAGGATAAAGGCAGAGGGCCTCTCCGTTGCCGGGGTCCCGACGTCGCACCAGACCGCGATTCGCGCGCGGGAGCTCGGGATCCCGCTCGCGACGCTCGACGATTACCCCGCGCTCGACCTCGCGGTCGACGGGACGGACCAGGTGGACCCGGCGCTGCGCCTGATCAAGGGGAGGGGCGCGGCCCTCACGAGGGAGAAAGTGGTCGCGGCAGCTGCTGCACGCCTCGTCATCGTCGCGGACCGTGAGAAGGTGGTCCCGGCGCTCTCGGGGACGGTCCCCCTCGAGGTGATCCCGTTCGCGGCAACGCCGGTCATCCGCTCCCTGCGGGAGATGGGGGGTGTCCCTGTCGTCCGCGAGGGGAAGGCAAAGGACGGCCCTGTCATCACCGACAACGGCAATTACATCGTCGACTGCACGTTCCCCGCGATCCCGGATCCCGAGGGGCTCGAGGACGCTCTCACCCTCATCCCCGGCGTGCTCGAGTGCGGCCTCTTCTGCAAGTTCACGGGAAAGACGACCCTCGTTTCCGGGAGCGCGGGGGGCGTGGAGGTGAGGGGAAAGCCGGTATGA
- a CDS encoding hydantoinase/oxoprolinase family protein yields MLGIDVGGANVKFATEEGVETVYCPLWKGAPLAEVLSRYRDEGDDGCAVVMSGELADCFSSKAEGIAWIVRAVKGVFPGALFFGTDGAFHRDPDPSLAAANWYASAVYLHTLYPRALLVDMGSTTTDIVPLSSPGHLRGLSDLGRLRRGYLLYTGLLRTPVPAVIRSATVGGIPTPVSAEYFAQSADAHLVLGHIREEDYTCDTPDGRGKDRGSCLRRLARVVCADLEEIGAEGATDVAVSFWEAQGRSVREAVDAARCACGAKTVVAAGTGSRLVSSLIPARDLSRDLGDAAAALPAHAVMEVMRRGLSF; encoded by the coding sequence GTGCTAGGGATCGACGTCGGGGGGGCAAACGTCAAGTTCGCGACGGAGGAGGGTGTCGAGACCGTCTACTGCCCCCTCTGGAAGGGTGCACCCCTCGCGGAAGTCCTCTCCCGGTACAGGGACGAGGGGGACGACGGGTGCGCGGTCGTCATGAGCGGCGAGCTTGCCGACTGTTTCTCCTCCAAGGCGGAAGGGATCGCGTGGATCGTCCGGGCGGTGAAGGGGGTCTTCCCCGGCGCCCTCTTCTTCGGGACGGACGGGGCGTTCCACAGGGACCCCGACCCCTCCCTCGCCGCGGCGAACTGGTACGCGTCCGCGGTCTACCTCCACACCCTGTACCCGCGGGCTCTCCTCGTCGACATGGGGAGCACGACGACGGACATCGTCCCCCTCTCCTCCCCCGGCCACCTGCGGGGACTCTCGGACCTCGGGAGGCTCCGGCGCGGCTACCTCCTCTACACCGGGCTCCTGCGGACGCCCGTCCCCGCGGTCATCCGCTCCGCCACCGTCGGCGGGATTCCGACACCCGTGAGCGCCGAGTACTTCGCGCAGAGCGCGGACGCCCACCTCGTCCTCGGCCACATCCGGGAGGAGGACTACACGTGCGACACGCCGGACGGGAGGGGAAAGGACCGCGGGTCCTGCCTCCGCCGCCTCGCGCGCGTGGTCTGCGCCGACCTCGAGGAGATCGGGGCCGAGGGCGCGACGGACGTCGCGGTCTCCTTCTGGGAGGCGCAGGGAAGGTCGGTGCGGGAGGCGGTGGATGCGGCGCGGTGCGCCTGCGGCGCAAAGACCGTGGTCGCGGCGGGGACCGGTTCGCGGCTGGTCTCGTCGCTCATCCCCGCCCGCGACCTCTCGCGCGACCTCGGCGACGCGGCGGCAGCCCTCCCCGCCCACGCCGTCATGGAGGTGATGAGACGAGGCCTATCGTTTTGA
- the truD gene encoding tRNA pseudouridine(13) synthase TruD, protein MRESPYPLEKSLGMRYYASDTPGIGGRLRERAEDFAVEEVALSPGNEGPYLVCRLTKKNWEMQRAAREIARQLGISHRRISWTGTKDTHALTTQAIAIYGISEADLARVSLRDIEIVPVGRSRQPLLLGGHAANRFSVTIRDTRAPDLEGEVAAVAETCARGIPNYYGIQRFGVARPVTHLVGLHVLRGDLEGAVTCYVGWTGPGESPAVREAREEFLSSRDAAAALRSFPQTLTYERALLHHLVSRPGDYAGALRVLPPRLLSLFVSAFQSFLYNCVVSSRMERLGDEFTVPQPGDRLVFPDGREDVVTPPMLAAARTMAARGRCRVAVAIPGCRPLHPAGDDDREMALLLSRHGIGPGDFARAAEIAGVPYEGTLRPVVLSTAVSTRIEGRDVTLSFTLEPGCYATTVCREFMKADPSSMA, encoded by the coding sequence ATGAGAGAGAGCCCGTATCCCCTCGAGAAGTCGCTCGGCATGCGGTACTACGCGAGCGACACGCCCGGGATCGGGGGCAGGCTGCGGGAACGGGCGGAGGACTTCGCGGTCGAGGAGGTCGCGCTCTCCCCCGGCAACGAGGGGCCGTACCTCGTCTGCCGCCTCACGAAGAAGAACTGGGAGATGCAGCGGGCCGCGCGCGAGATCGCGCGGCAACTCGGGATCTCCCACCGGCGGATCTCGTGGACCGGGACGAAGGACACGCACGCCCTCACCACCCAGGCGATCGCGATCTACGGCATCTCCGAGGCCGACCTCGCGCGGGTCTCTCTCCGGGACATCGAGATCGTCCCGGTGGGGCGGTCGCGCCAGCCCCTCCTGCTGGGAGGCCACGCGGCGAACCGGTTCTCGGTCACCATCAGGGACACGCGCGCCCCCGACCTCGAGGGGGAGGTCGCGGCAGTCGCGGAGACGTGCGCGCGCGGAATCCCCAACTACTACGGCATCCAGAGGTTCGGCGTTGCCCGCCCGGTCACCCACCTCGTCGGCCTCCACGTCCTGCGGGGGGACCTCGAGGGGGCGGTCACCTGCTACGTCGGGTGGACCGGTCCCGGAGAGAGCCCGGCCGTCCGTGAGGCGAGGGAGGAGTTCCTCTCCTCCAGGGACGCCGCGGCTGCCCTGCGGTCGTTCCCCCAAACGCTCACCTACGAGCGGGCGCTCCTCCACCACCTCGTCTCCCGCCCGGGCGACTACGCGGGTGCGCTCCGCGTCCTCCCCCCGCGCCTCCTCTCCCTCTTCGTGAGCGCGTTCCAGTCCTTCCTCTACAACTGCGTGGTCTCGTCGCGGATGGAGAGGCTGGGCGACGAGTTCACCGTCCCCCAGCCGGGCGACCGCCTCGTCTTTCCGGACGGGAGGGAGGACGTGGTCACCCCGCCGATGCTCGCGGCGGCCCGCACCATGGCCGCGAGGGGGAGGTGCCGCGTCGCGGTCGCTATCCCGGGTTGCCGGCCGCTCCACCCGGCGGGCGACGACGACCGGGAGATGGCCCTCCTCCTCTCCCGCCACGGGATCGGCCCGGGCGACTTCGCGAGGGCCGCGGAGATCGCGGGCGTCCCGTACGAGGGGACGCTCCGCCCCGTCGTCCTCTCGACGGCCGTCTCCACGCGCATCGAGGGGAGGGATGTCACGCTCTCCTTCACGCTCGAGCCCGGGTGCTACGCGACGACGGTCTGCAGGGAGTTCATGAAGGCGGACCCTTCCTCCATGGCCTGA
- a CDS encoding ArsR family transcriptional regulator translates to MKSRNIMYFTPREEELADLLVRIGLKKNVAKVLVYLAHTQEATSREIERGTDLRQPEVSIAMATLMEQKWVENRATKTENKGRPVKIYRLSRPIREIMDCIEQEKKKEVSNQLELIQQVREYIS, encoded by the coding sequence ATGAAATCGAGGAATATCATGTATTTTACCCCGAGGGAGGAGGAACTCGCAGATCTCCTGGTCCGCATAGGCCTCAAGAAGAACGTCGCCAAGGTCCTCGTCTACCTCGCCCACACGCAGGAGGCAACGTCCCGGGAGATAGAGCGCGGGACCGACCTCCGCCAGCCCGAGGTGAGCATCGCCATGGCGACGCTCATGGAACAGAAGTGGGTCGAGAACAGGGCGACGAAGACGGAGAACAAGGGCCGGCCCGTCAAGATCTACAGGCTCTCCCGGCCCATCCGCGAGATCATGGACTGCATCGAGCAGGAGAAGAAAAAAGAGGTCTCAAACCAGCTCGAGCTCATCCAGCAGGTCCGCGAGTACATCTCGTGA
- the surE gene encoding 5'/3'-nucleotidase SurE: MRHRILLTNDDGINSAGLWAAYEALAPFSDVTIVAPATQQSAVGRSISIFEPIRAHEVEVNGVTAYAVGGKPTDAVIIGLYALGIRPDLVVSGINIGENLSFESIMTSGTVGAALEAANQGTRAIAFSLQVEDQGDKFDDPRRHRQSFESSKRVVREVCRMFLDRPFPAGTDVLNVNIPSVVRGGYEVTRLAEKLFATGVERRLDPRGRPYFWINGPLIEDADEGTDVHAIRKGNISLTPITLDCTAHGATGELSRLFSGLWERGGA; this comes from the coding sequence ATGAGACACCGGATCCTCCTCACCAATGACGACGGGATCAATTCTGCCGGCCTCTGGGCGGCCTACGAGGCCCTCGCGCCCTTCTCGGACGTGACCATCGTCGCACCGGCGACCCAGCAGAGCGCGGTGGGACGGTCCATATCCATATTCGAGCCGATACGCGCCCACGAGGTGGAGGTGAACGGGGTGACGGCCTACGCCGTCGGGGGGAAACCGACCGACGCGGTGATCATCGGCCTCTACGCCCTCGGTATCCGCCCCGACCTCGTGGTGAGCGGGATCAACATCGGGGAGAACCTCTCCTTCGAGTCGATCATGACGTCGGGGACGGTGGGGGCGGCGCTGGAGGCGGCAAACCAGGGGACGCGGGCGATCGCGTTCTCGCTCCAGGTGGAGGACCAGGGCGACAAGTTCGACGACCCGCGGCGGCACAGGCAGAGCTTTGAATCGTCAAAGAGGGTCGTCCGCGAGGTCTGCAGGATGTTCCTCGACAGGCCGTTCCCGGCGGGCACGGACGTCCTGAACGTGAACATCCCGTCGGTCGTGAGGGGAGGGTACGAGGTGACGAGGCTCGCCGAGAAGCTCTTCGCGACGGGCGTCGAGAGGAGGCTCGACCCGAGGGGGCGGCCGTACTTCTGGATCAACGGCCCGCTCATCGAGGACGCGGACGAGGGGACGGACGTCCACGCCATCCGGAAGGGGAACATCTCGCTCACCCCCATCACCCTCGACTGCACCGCCCACGGCGCGACCGGCGAGCTCTCCCGGCTTTTCTCCGGGCTGTGGGAGAGGGGGGGAGCGTGA
- a CDS encoding CDP-alcohol phosphatidyltransferase family protein, translated as MNITALRPRFARYIEPVAAIVSRTGLSANQVSVLSLAFGLLCALLFSRGMFLAGSLALLASAILDLVDGSVARQTSTQSRFGAVFDWIVDKYVDALVILGIGISGIPLVSRFLPVAPAADLAVVGLAITGSLMNTFIKPVVYAEIGYRERVDGKIEDPLEGIGFFGRPETCLVLLAGGFSGFIWLSVIVIAACTNLSAAQRITYLYRTFS; from the coding sequence ATGAACATCACTGCCCTCCGGCCGCGCTTCGCGCGCTACATCGAGCCGGTGGCAGCGATAGTCTCCCGGACGGGCCTCTCCGCGAACCAGGTCTCGGTCCTCTCGCTCGCCTTTGGACTCCTCTGTGCCCTCCTCTTCTCCCGCGGGATGTTCCTCGCCGGGAGCCTCGCCCTCCTCGCATCCGCCATCCTCGACCTCGTCGACGGGTCGGTGGCCCGCCAGACGTCCACCCAGTCGCGTTTCGGCGCGGTATTCGACTGGATCGTGGACAAGTACGTGGACGCCCTCGTGATCCTCGGGATCGGCATCTCGGGCATCCCGCTCGTCTCCCGGTTCCTCCCGGTTGCCCCGGCCGCCGACCTCGCCGTGGTCGGGCTCGCCATCACCGGTTCCCTGATGAACACGTTCATCAAGCCGGTCGTCTACGCGGAGATCGGGTACAGGGAGAGGGTCGACGGGAAGATAGAGGACCCCCTCGAGGGCATCGGATTCTTCGGAAGGCCCGAGACGTGCCTCGTCCTCCTCGCCGGCGGGTTCTCGGGTTTCATCTGGCTCTCGGTCATCGTGATCGCGGCCTGCACGAACCTCTCGGCCGCCCAGAGGATCACGTACCTCTACCGAACGTTCTCCTGA
- the pth2 gene encoding peptidyl-tRNA hydrolase Pth2, translated as MESAPQFAWKQCIVVRADLKMSCGKTCAQVAHAAVAAYERADAAAKRKWFLEGQKKVVLKVPGERELHELKALAEHAGIPAALVQDAGLTEIPPGTVTALGLGPAKCEDLDRITGSLALL; from the coding sequence ATGGAGAGCGCACCACAGTTCGCCTGGAAACAGTGCATCGTCGTGCGTGCCGACCTCAAGATGAGCTGCGGGAAGACCTGCGCGCAGGTCGCCCACGCCGCGGTCGCCGCGTACGAGCGGGCGGATGCCGCGGCGAAGAGGAAGTGGTTCCTCGAGGGGCAGAAGAAGGTCGTCCTGAAGGTCCCGGGGGAGAGGGAACTCCACGAGTTGAAGGCCCTCGCCGAGCACGCGGGGATCCCGGCCGCGCTCGTGCAGGACGCGGGGCTGACCGAGATCCCGCCCGGGACGGTGACCGCGCTCGGGCTGGGGCCCGCGAAGTGCGAGGACCTCGACAGGATCACGGGGTCCCTCGCCCTCCTCTGA